The DNA region ATTAAATCAATCTTAAGGGGGATGGGGGAATGGGGAACACCCAGACGCTCCAGACGCGGAGATTGCCTATTCCCTATGACACAAATGAGATTATATATAGTAGGAACGCCCATTGGTAATTTAGAGGATATGACGTTTCGCGCGGTGAAGGTTTTGCAGTCTGTAGAGGCGATCGCCGCTGAAGATACTCGCCATACGGGTAAATTACTCCAACATTTCCAAATCGAAACCCGGCAAATTAGCTATTACGAACATAATCAACAGCAGCGTATCCCGGAACTCTTAGCACTGATGCAAGAGGGAAAGGAGATCGCCTTAGTTAGTGATGCGGGTATTCCCGGCATTTCCGATCCGGGATATGAGTTAGTTCAAGCTACATTAAAGGCTGGATTCGATGTGATTCCCATTCCAGGAGCAAATGCAGCGTTAACCGCTCTATCTGCTTCGGGGTTAGGGAGCGATCGCTTTTGTTTTGAAGGCTTTTTACCTCCCAAAGGGAAATCCCGTCACCAGCGTTTAGAAATGCTCAAAACGGAAACTCGCACTGTGATTCTTTATGAAGCGCCGCACCGCTTGCAAGCAACCCTGCAAGATTTAAGTGCAACTTGTGGAGAAGAGCGAAAAATTACTATTGCTCGCGAATTGACTAAACTCTATGAACAGTTTTGGCGCGGAAGCTTAAACGAAGCTATCCAATATTATCAAGAACATCAACCCAAAGGAGAGTTTACCCTGGTTGTCGCTGGCGCAGATATCAGTAATGTGGAGTTATCCGAAGCCGCACTCAAAGCCGAATTAGCGGACTTATTAGAGCAAGGATGGTCGCGATCGCAAGCCAGTCGCCACTTAGCCCAATTAACCAATCTTCCCAAACGCAAATTGTACCAAATGGCCTTAGAGCTATAGCACTACGTGCTAGGGAATAGGGAATAGGTAGAATACTACGTGCTAGGGAATGGGGAATAGGGAGACACGATGAGAGAGGGACG from Roseofilum reptotaenium CS-1145 includes:
- the rsmI gene encoding 16S rRNA (cytidine(1402)-2'-O)-methyltransferase; the protein is MRLYIVGTPIGNLEDMTFRAVKVLQSVEAIAAEDTRHTGKLLQHFQIETRQISYYEHNQQQRIPELLALMQEGKEIALVSDAGIPGISDPGYELVQATLKAGFDVIPIPGANAALTALSASGLGSDRFCFEGFLPPKGKSRHQRLEMLKTETRTVILYEAPHRLQATLQDLSATCGEERKITIARELTKLYEQFWRGSLNEAIQYYQEHQPKGEFTLVVAGADISNVELSEAALKAELADLLEQGWSRSQASRHLAQLTNLPKRKLYQMALEL